Proteins from a genomic interval of Microbacterium abyssi:
- a CDS encoding carbohydrate ABC transporter permease, with amino-acid sequence MTTSTLPSAAPPRPGRDASPGVTRRNSMAKFRRRSAPYLFVLPFLVIFVAFSVYPLIFTARLSFTNWRGSGAAEWVGWGNYTYLLTSEAFWSSLGNSAILWLLIVPIQIVLSIIVAVLLNSAKLKLRGLYRVAFIVPFVTPLVAVAQIWVVLFDQQYGAINAFLGMFGISDIGWLTTSAWAKPTLALLFLWKTTGFIVIILLSGLQSIDNSMYEAAELDGASRLRQLWSITVPLLRRTIMFAVVLQTLAVFQMFAEPFVVTQGGPYNSTTTAGYYLYNHITRGDLGTGAANSFLLVILVMVLSLFFVRMLRAKD; translated from the coding sequence ATGACGACCTCCACCCTCCCCTCCGCGGCGCCACCGCGCCCAGGCCGTGACGCATCCCCCGGCGTCACGCGCCGGAACAGCATGGCGAAGTTCAGGCGGCGCTCCGCGCCGTACCTCTTCGTCCTGCCGTTCCTCGTGATCTTCGTCGCGTTCAGCGTCTACCCGCTGATCTTCACGGCGCGGCTGAGCTTCACGAACTGGCGCGGATCCGGGGCCGCGGAGTGGGTGGGCTGGGGCAACTACACCTACCTGCTGACGAGCGAGGCGTTCTGGAGCTCGCTGGGCAACTCGGCCATCCTGTGGCTGCTGATCGTCCCGATCCAGATCGTCCTGTCGATCATCGTCGCGGTGCTGCTGAACTCGGCGAAGCTCAAGCTGCGCGGCCTCTACCGCGTCGCGTTCATCGTGCCGTTCGTCACCCCGCTCGTCGCCGTCGCCCAGATCTGGGTGGTGCTGTTCGATCAGCAGTACGGTGCGATCAACGCGTTCCTCGGCATGTTCGGCATCTCCGACATCGGCTGGCTCACGACGAGCGCGTGGGCGAAGCCGACACTCGCGCTGCTGTTCCTGTGGAAGACGACGGGATTCATCGTCATCATCCTGCTGTCGGGCCTGCAGTCGATCGACAACTCGATGTACGAGGCGGCAGAACTCGACGGCGCATCGCGGCTCCGGCAGCTGTGGAGCATCACCGTGCCGCTGCTGCGCCGCACCATCATGTTCGCGGTGGTGCTGCAGACGCTCGCCGTGTTCCAGATGTTCGCCGAGCCGTTCGTCGTCACTCAGGGCGGTCCGTACAACTCCACGACCACGGCGGGCTACTACCTCTACAACCACATCACGCGCGGCGACCTCGGCACGGGAGCGGCGAACTCGTTCCTGCTCGTGATCCTCGTGATGGTGCTCTCGCTGTTCTTCGTCCGGATGCTGAGAGCGAAGGACTGA
- a CDS encoding carbohydrate ABC transporter permease: MTDTLIRPETDAAASAPRTRITRRPSLRIGSHVFLMILLVAFLAPVAWAIVSSFKQPNDIIRDPLGFDPSTFTLENFTAMFQDVPIAHGFLNTGIVLVVKGGITLFFAPLAAFAFAKYSFVGKNLIFGTVLITLMLPTIVLIIPLLLEMKALGWVNTYQALILPGAIDAFAIFWMRQVISAVPDELLDAARVDGCSEFGIFWRVIVPVIRPGLAGLAVLTIMNIYNDFVWPVIVASSEQMATLQVVLSTLAQNITGNRIGADYATVTGELLAASSIALIPLLVLFIVLQRHFINGILAGSVKG; the protein is encoded by the coding sequence ATGACCGATACCTTGATCCGCCCCGAGACGGATGCCGCGGCATCCGCCCCTCGAACCCGAATCACGCGCCGTCCGAGCCTGCGAATCGGATCGCACGTCTTCCTGATGATCCTGCTGGTCGCGTTCCTCGCGCCGGTCGCCTGGGCGATCGTGTCGTCTTTCAAGCAGCCGAACGACATCATCCGCGACCCGCTCGGATTCGACCCGAGCACCTTCACGCTCGAGAACTTCACCGCGATGTTCCAGGACGTGCCGATCGCTCACGGGTTCCTCAACACCGGGATTGTGCTCGTCGTGAAGGGCGGCATCACGCTGTTCTTCGCGCCGCTGGCCGCCTTCGCCTTCGCGAAGTACAGCTTCGTCGGCAAGAACCTGATCTTCGGCACAGTGCTCATCACGCTGATGCTGCCGACGATCGTGCTGATCATCCCGCTGCTGCTCGAGATGAAGGCGCTCGGCTGGGTCAACACGTACCAGGCACTGATCCTGCCCGGAGCGATCGACGCGTTCGCGATCTTCTGGATGCGGCAGGTGATCAGCGCCGTCCCCGACGAGCTGCTCGATGCCGCCCGCGTCGACGGCTGCAGCGAGTTCGGCATCTTCTGGCGCGTGATCGTGCCCGTCATCCGCCCGGGCCTCGCCGGTCTCGCGGTCCTGACGATCATGAACATTTACAACGACTTCGTCTGGCCGGTGATCGTGGCCAGCTCCGAGCAGATGGCGACTCTGCAGGTCGTGCTGTCCACGCTCGCGCAGAACATCACCGGCAACCGGATCGGCGCGGACTACGCGACGGTCACCGGCGAGCTCCTCGCGGCGAGTTCCATCGCCCTCATTCCCCTGCTGGTGCTCTTCATCGTGCTCCAGCGTCACTTCATCAACGGCATCCTCGCCGGCAGCGTGAAAGGCTGA
- a CDS encoding ABC transporter substrate-binding protein translates to MNSNPKRPGLRLAAVGATAVTALALTACGPDITAGAGDEAAADRLQAPTAEQPEGEITIWDRSGDLYEVFDAVIDDFNEKYPGIKVNHEAVDINAKLQNTLITGTDVPDGVFLDDALVGGFADHLWDLTDVLAPYADDIAPQKIDATTVGDGIYGVPYDLNPGLLFYNAAALESAGVDATAIETYDDLLDAARAYQEANPESHPIHLEQSAFLGQLQLEMYASQLGTSIADADGELRLDSPEYEQILTFLDTVQSEGLGTRAEYLSPTDIAELENGNQVFYPWAIWYDFAPQQLLPETSGDWRAMELPAWEDGGARSGAMGGSSFVLPKGENSELAWLFYEFLMYDEAGYSAVWGENEIYPTGLNTSIPAYLPAADPAKPLFQPLEALGGQDLWEVATTAGAEIPSGTSIPSWWNGAVDYLGNDIQKMLDGDLTPAEVISSSTEAIQTNLIDRQ, encoded by the coding sequence ATGAACAGCAACCCGAAACGGCCCGGCCTGCGCCTGGCCGCCGTCGGCGCCACCGCCGTCACCGCGCTGGCTCTGACCGCCTGCGGTCCCGACATCACGGCCGGTGCCGGCGACGAGGCGGCAGCCGATCGCCTCCAGGCGCCCACGGCCGAGCAGCCCGAGGGCGAGATCACCATCTGGGACCGCTCCGGCGACCTGTACGAGGTCTTCGACGCCGTGATCGACGACTTCAACGAGAAGTACCCCGGCATCAAGGTCAACCACGAAGCCGTCGACATCAACGCCAAGCTGCAGAACACGCTCATCACCGGCACCGACGTTCCGGACGGCGTGTTCCTCGACGACGCACTGGTCGGCGGCTTCGCCGATCACCTGTGGGATCTCACCGACGTCCTCGCCCCCTACGCCGACGACATCGCGCCTCAGAAGATCGACGCGACCACGGTCGGCGACGGCATCTACGGCGTTCCGTACGATCTCAATCCCGGCCTGCTGTTCTACAACGCCGCGGCGCTCGAGTCGGCCGGCGTGGACGCCACGGCGATCGAGACCTACGACGACCTGCTCGACGCCGCCCGCGCCTACCAGGAGGCGAACCCCGAGTCGCACCCGATCCACCTCGAGCAGAGCGCGTTCCTCGGGCAGCTCCAGCTCGAGATGTACGCGAGCCAGCTCGGAACGTCGATCGCGGATGCCGACGGCGAGTTGCGCCTGGACAGCCCGGAGTACGAGCAGATCCTGACCTTCCTCGACACCGTGCAGTCCGAGGGCCTCGGAACGCGCGCCGAGTACCTGAGCCCGACCGATATCGCAGAGCTCGAGAACGGCAACCAGGTCTTCTACCCGTGGGCGATCTGGTACGACTTCGCACCCCAGCAGCTGCTCCCCGAGACCAGCGGAGACTGGCGCGCGATGGAGCTCCCGGCGTGGGAGGACGGCGGAGCCCGCAGCGGTGCGATGGGCGGCTCGTCGTTCGTCCTCCCCAAGGGCGAGAACTCCGAACTGGCCTGGCTGTTCTACGAGTTCCTCATGTACGACGAGGCCGGCTACAGCGCGGTCTGGGGTGAGAACGAGATCTACCCGACCGGGCTGAACACGTCGATCCCCGCCTACCTCCCCGCGGCCGATCCGGCGAAGCCTCTCTTCCAGCCCCTCGAAGCCCTCGGCGGACAGGACCTCTGGGAGGTCGCGACGACGGCCGGTGCCGAGATCCCGAGCGGCACCTCGATCCCGTCCTGGTGGAACGGCGCCGTCGACTACCTCGGCAACGACATCCAGAAGATGCTGGACGGCGATCTGACTCCCGCCGAGGTCATCAGCAGCTCGACCGAGGCGATCCAGACCAACCTCATCGACAGGCAGTGA
- a CDS encoding dipeptide ABC transporter ATP-binding protein: MLQDDVAATVDEPARQAGSVEPAPGEEAAAQHPSSDRAVQGDPVVQGDPVQDDRVQDDILRVEDLRVAYRIGDREVDAVRGVSLSVKRGEVVAIVGESGSGKSTVAQAIMNLLAPNAEITGGRVELDGEDLLPLSERRWRSIRGRLMGLVPQDPALSLNPVRKVGVQVAEPLLVHGLASKHDAEDRAVELLEMAGLTYPAERAKQYPHQFSGGMKQRALIAGALAAQPSLVIADEPTSALDVTVQKQILDHLAHLTRELGTAILLITHDLGMAAERADRVVVMKQGEIVDSGPAAQVMTAPTHEYTRKLIAAAPRLSAHERRTAATQARIEFDGEPIVQVTDLTKVFPLPKGEGGRRSLTAVDAVSLEVRRGETLAVVGESGSGKSTLARLVLRLDEPTTGAISFAGEDITHTKGEKLRQLRRRFQMVYQSPFDSLNPRMTIEQLITEPLLSFGEGDRGSRSKRAVELSEQVALPDGMLDRYPDELSGGQRQRVAIARALALDPEFIVLDEAVSALDVSVQAQILKLLDDLQRQRELSYLFITHDLGVVAETADRVAVLKNGKLVECADAAQIFTDPQEEYTRMLIEAVPAFTA; the protein is encoded by the coding sequence ATGCTGCAGGACGACGTCGCCGCGACCGTCGATGAACCCGCTCGACAGGCCGGGTCGGTCGAACCCGCTCCGGGTGAGGAGGCTGCCGCGCAGCATCCATCGTCTGATCGCGCAGTACAGGGTGACCCGGTAGTACAGGGTGACCCGGTGCAGGACGACCGCGTGCAGGACGACATCCTGCGCGTCGAGGATCTGCGCGTCGCGTACCGGATCGGCGACCGCGAGGTCGACGCGGTTCGGGGCGTGAGCCTGAGCGTGAAGCGCGGCGAGGTCGTAGCGATCGTGGGCGAATCCGGGTCGGGCAAGAGCACTGTCGCGCAGGCGATCATGAACCTTCTCGCGCCGAACGCCGAGATCACCGGCGGCCGGGTCGAACTCGATGGCGAGGATCTTCTTCCGCTGAGCGAGCGCCGGTGGCGCAGCATCCGGGGCCGGCTGATGGGGCTGGTTCCGCAGGACCCGGCGCTGTCGCTGAACCCGGTGCGGAAAGTGGGCGTGCAGGTGGCGGAGCCGCTGCTCGTGCACGGCCTCGCGTCGAAGCACGACGCTGAGGATCGAGCGGTCGAGCTGCTCGAGATGGCCGGGCTGACCTATCCGGCCGAGCGGGCGAAGCAGTATCCGCATCAGTTCTCCGGCGGCATGAAGCAGCGTGCGCTGATCGCAGGAGCGCTGGCCGCGCAGCCGAGCCTGGTCATCGCGGACGAGCCGACCAGTGCGCTCGACGTCACCGTCCAGAAGCAGATCCTCGACCATCTCGCGCACCTCACGCGCGAGCTCGGTACGGCGATCCTGCTCATCACCCATGACCTGGGCATGGCCGCCGAGCGAGCCGACCGGGTCGTCGTCATGAAGCAGGGCGAGATCGTGGATTCCGGCCCGGCGGCGCAGGTGATGACCGCACCGACGCACGAGTACACGCGCAAGCTCATCGCCGCCGCTCCGCGTCTGAGTGCGCATGAGCGGCGCACGGCAGCCACGCAGGCCCGGATCGAGTTCGACGGCGAGCCGATCGTGCAGGTGACTGATCTGACGAAGGTCTTTCCGCTGCCCAAGGGCGAGGGCGGGCGCCGTTCGTTGACCGCCGTGGATGCTGTATCGCTCGAGGTGCGGCGCGGTGAGACACTGGCGGTCGTGGGCGAGTCGGGGTCGGGCAAGAGCACGCTGGCACGACTCGTACTGCGCCTGGACGAGCCGACGACGGGTGCGATCTCGTTCGCCGGTGAGGACATCACGCACACCAAGGGCGAGAAGCTGCGGCAGCTGCGGCGGCGGTTCCAGATGGTCTACCAGAGCCCGTTCGACTCGCTGAACCCGCGCATGACGATCGAGCAGCTCATCACCGAGCCGCTACTATCGTTCGGCGAAGGAGACCGGGGCTCACGGTCGAAGCGCGCTGTCGAGCTGTCGGAGCAGGTCGCGCTTCCCGACGGGATGCTGGACCGCTACCCCGACGAGCTGTCGGGCGGGCAGCGGCAGCGCGTGGCGATCGCTCGCGCGCTCGCGCTCGACCCTGAGTTCATCGTGCTCGACGAGGCCGTGTCGGCGCTCGACGTCTCGGTGCAGGCGCAGATCCTGAAGCTGTTGGACGACCTGCAGCGACAGCGCGAGCTCAGCTATCTCTTCATCACGCACGACCTCGGCGTCGTGGCCGAGACCGCCGACCGGGTCGCGGTGCTCAAGAACGGAAAGCTCGTCGAGTGCGCGGATGCCGCGCAGATCTTCACGGATCCGCAGGAGGAGTACACGCGGATGCTGATCGAGGCCGTGCCGGCTTTCACGGCTTAG
- a CDS encoding LacI family DNA-binding transcriptional regulator has translation MPATLRDVAERAQVSMRTVSNVVSGYTHVSERMRTKVLAAIEELDYRPNPVARTLRTGRTGMLALVVPEIDVPYFSELARDVIEAAAEVGYRVMIDQTGHDHERERQLLTGEDRTMLFDGLLFSPLVTKSELLDMHGSSRVPLILLGEHDFDGRYDHVAIDNVAAARDAVGHLIASGRERIAAIGSQPLEEYATPLQRSAGYEAALADAGITVHADYVTTAAHYSRTEGYAAARALLELDPRPDAIFCFSDLLAIGAMRAVFDAGLSVPEDVAVIGIDDVEEGRFARPSLSTISLDTTFIARESVRRIIERIEDPELSATEIVAPHKLVVRESTAVSPES, from the coding sequence ATGCCGGCCACACTTCGCGACGTCGCAGAGCGCGCACAGGTGTCGATGCGCACCGTCTCGAACGTCGTGAGCGGATATACGCACGTGAGCGAACGGATGCGGACGAAGGTGCTTGCCGCGATCGAGGAGCTCGACTACCGGCCCAACCCCGTAGCGCGGACGCTGCGCACCGGTCGCACCGGGATGCTGGCACTCGTCGTGCCCGAGATCGACGTGCCGTACTTCAGCGAGCTCGCGCGGGACGTGATCGAGGCCGCCGCCGAGGTCGGGTACCGCGTGATGATCGACCAGACCGGGCACGATCACGAGCGCGAGCGGCAGCTGCTGACGGGCGAGGATCGGACGATGCTCTTCGATGGGCTGCTGTTCAGCCCGCTCGTGACCAAGTCGGAGCTATTGGATATGCACGGCTCGTCGCGCGTGCCGCTGATCCTCCTCGGCGAGCACGACTTCGACGGCCGCTACGACCACGTCGCGATCGACAACGTCGCAGCCGCTCGGGATGCTGTCGGCCATCTCATTGCGTCCGGGCGCGAGCGGATCGCGGCCATCGGGTCGCAGCCTCTCGAGGAGTACGCCACCCCGCTACAGCGCTCGGCCGGATACGAAGCGGCGCTCGCGGATGCGGGGATAACCGTTCACGCGGACTACGTCACGACCGCCGCGCACTACAGCCGCACCGAGGGTTACGCCGCGGCGCGTGCGCTGCTCGAACTCGACCCGCGCCCCGACGCCATCTTCTGCTTCTCGGACCTGCTCGCGATCGGTGCGATGCGTGCGGTGTTCGATGCAGGATTGAGCGTGCCGGAGGACGTCGCAGTCATCGGCATCGACGACGTCGAGGAGGGGCGGTTCGCGCGCCCATCACTCAGCACGATCTCGCTGGACACGACCTTCATCGCACGGGAATCCGTGCGTCGGATCATCGAGCGGATCGAGGATCCGGAGCTTTCCGCGACCGAGATCGTCGCCCCGCACAAGCTCGTCGTGCGGGAGAGCACCGCGGTGTCTCCAGAATCCTGA
- a CDS encoding HNH endonuclease signature motif containing protein, producing the protein MPKLTGLHEAISRLDEVWADAGDSNDLSREQLIAANEAIGILQRRVDALHVEVAAGIASESRTELGADSLAKQQGFRTPAKLIAAATGVSTGDAIRLIKVGEATATRTDLLGARLPAKYPLVSEALSTGSLSAQAAALITAVLERCRIAAGPLRTSEGEQLLVDAAPGLALDEVRRLVVRIEAWLDPDGVEPRLDEERGKRSLTFYERNGRLHLDGSFDVETGAPIVAALRGYVSASFASREDSPDQDAPDADHRSIAMLQADALALFCAHVLGCKSEKLPLAGATVVVRMNVSDLESAKGTATIDGIDQPISAAAARRMAADGGVIPCVLGGDSEILDWGRKKRFFTKAQRLALVERDGGCAMCYLPPEMVRAHHLRWWKRHHGRTDLSNGILLCESCHHRIHDNGWDIHIDGTGVNARVWFIPPAHVDPARMPRLGGRARFDVAA; encoded by the coding sequence ATGCCAAAGCTGACTGGTCTGCACGAGGCGATCTCTCGCCTCGATGAGGTGTGGGCGGATGCCGGCGACTCGAACGATCTTTCGCGGGAGCAGCTGATCGCGGCCAATGAGGCGATCGGAATATTGCAGCGTCGTGTGGACGCTCTGCATGTGGAGGTTGCAGCGGGCATCGCGAGCGAGTCGCGCACCGAGTTGGGCGCGGACTCTTTGGCGAAGCAGCAGGGATTCCGTACGCCGGCGAAGTTGATCGCAGCGGCTACGGGCGTCTCGACGGGTGACGCCATTCGCCTGATCAAGGTGGGCGAGGCGACGGCGACGCGCACCGATCTGCTCGGTGCTCGGTTGCCCGCGAAGTATCCGCTGGTGAGTGAGGCGTTGTCGACCGGATCTCTCAGCGCGCAGGCAGCAGCATTGATCACCGCAGTGCTGGAGAGGTGCCGCATCGCCGCTGGACCGCTGCGGACGTCCGAAGGCGAGCAGCTGCTGGTCGACGCTGCTCCGGGGCTCGCGCTCGATGAGGTGCGCCGACTCGTGGTGCGAATCGAGGCGTGGCTCGATCCTGATGGCGTCGAGCCACGCCTCGACGAAGAGCGCGGCAAGCGTTCGCTGACTTTCTATGAGCGCAATGGCCGCCTGCATCTCGACGGGAGCTTCGACGTCGAGACCGGTGCGCCGATCGTCGCTGCGCTCCGCGGGTATGTGAGCGCCTCGTTCGCGTCGCGGGAGGACTCCCCCGATCAGGATGCTCCGGATGCCGACCATCGCTCGATCGCGATGCTGCAAGCTGACGCGCTCGCGCTGTTCTGTGCGCATGTGCTGGGCTGCAAGAGTGAGAAGCTTCCGTTGGCAGGGGCGACTGTTGTCGTCAGGATGAACGTCAGCGACCTGGAGTCCGCCAAGGGAACGGCGACGATCGACGGCATCGACCAGCCGATCAGCGCGGCAGCCGCCCGCCGGATGGCGGCCGACGGCGGCGTGATCCCCTGCGTTCTCGGGGGAGACAGCGAGATTCTCGATTGGGGCCGCAAGAAGCGCTTCTTCACCAAGGCGCAGCGTCTCGCTCTCGTAGAACGCGACGGCGGATGCGCGATGTGCTACCTGCCACCCGAGATGGTCAGAGCGCACCATTTGCGATGGTGGAAACGGCATCACGGTCGAACCGATCTCTCCAACGGAATACTCCTGTGTGAGAGCTGTCACCATCGCATCCATGACAACGGCTGGGACATCCACATCGATGGCACCGGCGTGAACGCGCGGGTCTGGTTCATTCCGCCCGCTCACGTCGATCCTGCCCGCATGCCCAGACTCGGTGGGCGCGCACGCTTCGATGTTGCCGCCTGA
- a CDS encoding LysR family transcriptional regulator, with protein MISLVQLECFIAVAEELHFGAAATRLKMTQPPLSRQIQQLERELGTRLFDRTSRRVALTQAGRALLPNARRLIDLAAKAVADVRSVGQGAAGTITIAYTAMAGQAVVPDLLRRAAAELPGVTLLLRELVSLDQMEELEKGTVDVGLMRPLLARQQISSRPVFRERLAVAVPSDSDLAQREGPLKLIDLKDEQLLMYSPSVARYFHDLLLSMFVASGVHPHIVQYAGQVPALLALVSAGLGFTLVPESAARIAPDTVTLLPISEADPSSRVNSVELDIAWNSESPNPLVERLLSLVEEVDGDE; from the coding sequence ATGATCTCACTGGTGCAACTCGAATGCTTCATCGCCGTCGCGGAGGAGCTGCACTTCGGAGCGGCGGCGACGCGCCTGAAGATGACGCAGCCGCCGCTGAGTCGCCAGATCCAGCAGCTCGAGCGCGAGCTGGGCACACGGCTGTTCGATCGCACCAGCCGCCGGGTCGCGCTCACCCAGGCCGGGCGGGCGCTGCTGCCGAACGCTCGCCGGCTCATCGACCTCGCCGCCAAGGCGGTCGCGGATGTGCGCTCAGTCGGGCAGGGCGCCGCTGGCACCATCACGATCGCGTACACGGCGATGGCGGGCCAGGCCGTCGTGCCCGACCTGCTGCGGCGCGCGGCTGCCGAACTCCCGGGTGTCACGCTGCTGCTGCGTGAGCTCGTGTCGCTCGATCAGATGGAGGAGCTCGAGAAGGGCACGGTCGACGTCGGCCTGATGCGGCCGCTGCTCGCGCGGCAGCAGATCAGCAGTCGGCCTGTGTTCCGCGAGCGGCTCGCGGTGGCGGTGCCGAGCGACTCCGATCTGGCGCAGCGCGAAGGGCCGCTGAAGCTCATCGACCTGAAGGACGAGCAGCTGCTGATGTACTCGCCGAGCGTCGCACGGTACTTCCATGACCTGCTGCTGTCGATGTTCGTCGCGAGCGGGGTGCACCCGCACATCGTGCAGTACGCCGGGCAGGTGCCCGCGCTGCTGGCACTGGTGAGTGCCGGGCTCGGGTTCACGCTGGTGCCGGAGTCGGCCGCGCGCATCGCTCCCGACACGGTGACTCTGCTCCCGATCAGCGAGGCTGATCCGTCGTCGCGGGTGAACAGCGTCGAGCTCGACATCGCATGGAACTCCGAGTCGCCCAATCCTCTCGTCGAACGACTGCTGAGCCTGGTCGAAGAGGTGGACGGAGACGAGTGA
- a CDS encoding glycoside hydrolase family 2 protein produces MSLSITDQALVSSETGAAPRPEYPRPDRDRSERWLTLNGRWDFEADGIRSDITVPFAWESEASGIRRTWLERGVYRRQVVVPVEWTGRRVVLSFGAVHHRAVVRIDGTTIGEHVGGYESFEFDVTDFVVSGVASELEVEVEAPADKRAIAHGKQRSIPRDDYDGVSFTPTSGIWQSVWLEARGRTYARTVALRGDSLTGIDISVGLAGDEVGGTVVRALVDGVAVELVSDATGHASGRIEFAEPRLWSPEDPHLYRVEITVGDGELADRVIATTGLRRIETRGEELVLNGSRLYVRGVLDQGYWPDTGLTAPDAEALRRDIALARELGYNLVRKHLKFEDPIWLQEADVTGMLVWAEPACPSRFSSEAAAAFEAQLPAMVERDGNHPSIVIWGLYNEEWGLDWDIPGSAARAEAAVRAYGLLRALDDTRPIVENSGWSHVKSDLVDWHYYEPDLATWKQAVEDLASGERETFPVRLGPDFTVDKSFYGSASFPRTGVPILNSEYGEGFTSLERAWHLRWETQELRRHDRYSGYVYTEFSDVEHECAGLLTEDRRTKDWGGCVPADVNAETVLVLDLVPSRAGADLALPVSAFDLDVHVSHHGRSTVSVAVHGAWVPAGAPTDALPSAGFASTSRFEVAPFALSDAVPLGVPARDGAGRFVIWATDAAGAVVARAFLDAAEVEAPNRRGAREGEFVGAEQPEER; encoded by the coding sequence GTGTCACTCTCCATCACCGACCAGGCCCTCGTCTCCTCTGAGACCGGAGCCGCCCCCCGGCCCGAGTACCCGCGGCCCGACCGCGACCGCTCGGAGCGCTGGCTGACGCTCAACGGCCGCTGGGACTTCGAGGCCGACGGCATCCGGTCGGACATCACGGTGCCGTTCGCCTGGGAGAGCGAGGCGTCGGGCATCCGCCGCACGTGGCTCGAGCGCGGGGTCTATCGTCGGCAGGTCGTCGTTCCGGTCGAGTGGACGGGTCGCCGTGTCGTGCTGAGCTTCGGCGCCGTTCACCACCGTGCCGTGGTGCGCATCGACGGCACGACGATCGGCGAGCACGTCGGCGGCTACGAGTCGTTCGAGTTCGACGTCACCGACTTCGTCGTTTCCGGCGTCGCGTCCGAGCTCGAGGTCGAGGTGGAGGCCCCGGCCGACAAGCGCGCGATCGCGCACGGCAAGCAGCGGTCGATCCCTCGCGACGACTACGACGGCGTCTCGTTCACGCCGACCTCGGGCATCTGGCAGTCGGTCTGGCTGGAAGCGCGAGGGCGCACCTACGCACGTACTGTCGCGCTGCGCGGCGACAGCCTGACCGGTATCGACATCTCTGTCGGGCTGGCGGGCGATGAGGTGGGCGGCACGGTCGTGCGGGCTCTCGTCGACGGGGTCGCGGTCGAGCTGGTCTCGGATGCTACGGGGCACGCCTCCGGTCGCATCGAGTTCGCCGAGCCGCGGTTGTGGTCGCCGGAGGATCCGCACCTGTACCGCGTCGAGATCACGGTGGGCGACGGCGAGCTCGCGGACCGCGTCATCGCGACGACCGGCCTGCGGCGGATCGAGACGCGCGGCGAGGAGCTCGTGCTGAACGGGTCGCGGCTGTACGTGCGCGGCGTGCTCGACCAGGGGTACTGGCCCGACACCGGTCTCACGGCGCCCGATGCCGAGGCGCTGCGCCGGGATATCGCGCTGGCTCGTGAGCTCGGTTACAACCTCGTGCGCAAGCACCTGAAGTTCGAGGACCCGATCTGGCTGCAGGAGGCCGATGTCACCGGCATGCTCGTGTGGGCGGAGCCCGCGTGTCCGAGTCGCTTCTCGTCGGAGGCCGCCGCCGCGTTCGAGGCGCAGCTGCCCGCGATGGTCGAGCGTGACGGCAACCACCCGAGCATCGTCATCTGGGGCTTGTACAACGAGGAGTGGGGCCTGGACTGGGACATCCCGGGCAGCGCCGCTCGCGCCGAGGCCGCAGTGCGGGCCTATGGCCTGTTGCGCGCGCTCGACGACACGAGGCCCATCGTGGAGAACTCCGGCTGGTCGCACGTGAAGAGCGACCTCGTCGACTGGCACTACTACGAGCCTGACCTCGCGACGTGGAAGCAGGCGGTGGAGGACCTGGCCTCCGGTGAGCGCGAGACTTTCCCCGTGCGTCTGGGCCCGGACTTCACCGTCGACAAGTCGTTCTACGGGTCGGCGTCGTTCCCGCGTACCGGGGTGCCGATCCTGAACAGCGAGTACGGCGAGGGGTTCACAAGCCTCGAGCGGGCGTGGCACCTGCGGTGGGAGACGCAGGAGCTGCGTCGCCACGACCGCTACTCCGGGTACGTGTACACCGAGTTCTCGGATGTCGAGCACGAGTGCGCCGGGCTGCTGACCGAGGATCGGCGGACGAAGGACTGGGGCGGATGCGTCCCGGCCGACGTGAACGCCGAGACCGTGCTCGTGCTCGATCTAGTTCCTTCCCGGGCCGGCGCCGATCTGGCGCTGCCGGTGTCCGCGTTCGACCTCGACGTGCACGTCTCGCACCACGGGCGCTCGACCGTGTCGGTCGCAGTGCACGGCGCGTGGGTGCCGGCCGGTGCACCGACGGACGCCCTGCCCTCGGCCGGGTTCGCGTCGACGTCTCGTTTCGAGGTCGCCCCGTTCGCGCTGTCGGATGCTGTGCCGCTCGGCGTGCCCGCGCGCGACGGTGCCGGCCGGTTCGTGATCTGGGCGACGGATGCTGCGGGCGCCGTTGTGGCGCGGGCCTTCCTGGATGCCGCCGAGGTCGAAGCCCCGAACCGTCGTGGTGCGCGCGAGGGCGAGTTCGTCGGGGCGGAGCAGCCGGAAGAGCGGTAG